A genome region from Simkaniaceae bacterium includes the following:
- a CDS encoding 2'-5' RNA ligase family protein, whose product MHAAQQLFAPVSDGYLLSEESLPHITVCQFDSKDEEEALSLWNQLEKYALQPCPIRLTGVSFVKGVGEHQGVYWAELSVARSSELMKIHRVAVELFQSNGYELINDIHDLYRPHLTLARIHKPKQFLSWPDETLSNEHGPFVLALGLGDQNGQFKKMLAVMQEK is encoded by the coding sequence ATGCATGCCGCTCAACAACTATTTGCTCCTGTGAGCGATGGCTATTTGCTCTCGGAAGAGAGTCTGCCTCATATCACAGTTTGTCAATTTGATAGTAAAGATGAGGAGGAAGCTTTAAGTCTATGGAATCAACTTGAAAAATACGCGTTGCAACCATGTCCCATTCGGTTAACCGGTGTGAGCTTTGTAAAAGGTGTAGGTGAGCATCAAGGGGTCTATTGGGCAGAGCTATCTGTCGCAAGATCAAGTGAATTGATGAAAATCCATCGGGTTGCTGTGGAGCTTTTTCAATCCAATGGATATGAGTTGATAAATGATATCCACGATCTGTACCGTCCTCATTTAACACTCGCGCGCATACACAAGCCCAAGCAGTTTTTATCATGGCCGGATGAGACTCTTTCCAATGAGCACGGTCCATTTGTTTTAGCTCTTGGTCTTGGCGATCAAAACGGGCAATTTAAGAAAATGCTTGCAGTCATGCAAGAAAAATAA